A single window of bacterium DNA harbors:
- a CDS encoding cupin domain-containing protein: protein MSKGEGRVFLRGITSEHYGLSEFRRRQRTAPRVRRAGTVVDDAKVAHSGDSDQSRTWWILGPGDDPFLTQTVQMHFVELFPGGSNRGHGHQNEATFYILEGRGYEIHDGRRYDWEKDDLVVVHNDSVHRHFNADSGKKAVALVMKAKSTYMYLGLIQQGRGGPAEDGGRFGPPEDWSRLWTAGVGERKKVVKPSDTRWETTPDGRVRVITSPERTDVRVFSMDVYQQEIPAGSRSGKHWHMADEALYVMSGAGYSLHWDVEAEIGERYAARVAKEPTRWEFGPGDLLYVPHNTVHQHVNADKQAPLMLLSAQNRLFKLLGYNAVVHLENAPEYTGRPQAAGKTKG from the coding sequence GTGAGCAAAGGTGAAGGGCGCGTATTCCTCCGGGGGATCACGTCGGAGCACTACGGCCTCTCGGAGTTCCGGCGGCGGCAGCGGACGGCTCCACGCGTGCGGCGAGCGGGGACCGTCGTGGACGACGCGAAGGTCGCGCACTCGGGAGATTCGGACCAATCGCGCACTTGGTGGATCCTGGGACCGGGAGACGATCCGTTTCTCACCCAAACCGTGCAGATGCATTTCGTGGAGCTGTTCCCCGGCGGATCCAACCGCGGCCACGGACACCAGAACGAGGCGACCTTCTACATCCTCGAAGGCCGCGGCTACGAGATCCACGACGGCAGGCGGTACGACTGGGAGAAAGACGATCTGGTGGTAGTCCACAACGACTCGGTGCACCGCCACTTCAACGCCGACTCCGGCAAGAAAGCGGTCGCGCTGGTCATGAAGGCGAAGAGCACCTATATGTATCTCGGCCTGATCCAGCAGGGGCGCGGCGGCCCAGCGGAAGACGGCGGGCGGTTTGGTCCGCCCGAGGACTGGTCCCGACTCTGGACGGCCGGGGTCGGCGAGCGCAAGAAGGTGGTCAAGCCCTCGGATACGCGGTGGGAGACCACGCCAGACGGCCGGGTGCGGGTGATCACCTCCCCGGAACGGACCGATGTGCGGGTATTCAGCATGGACGTGTACCAGCAGGAGATTCCAGCGGGAAGCCGGTCGGGAAAGCACTGGCACATGGCGGACGAAGCGCTGTACGTGATGTCCGGGGCCGGATACAGCCTGCATTGGGATGTGGAGGCCGAGATCGGAGAGCGCTACGCGGCCCGCGTGGCCAAGGAGCCGACCCGCTGGGAGTTCGGTCCGGGAGACCTGCTGTACGTGCCGCACAACACGGTCCACCAACACGTCAATGCCGACAAGCAGGCACCCCTCATGCTCCTGTCGGCGCAGAACCGCCTATTCAAGTTGCTCGGGTACAATGCGGTCGTCCACCTGGAGAACGCGCCGGAGTACACGGGACGCCCGCAGGCGGCGGGGAAAACGAAGGGGTGA
- a CDS encoding xanthine dehydrogenase family protein molybdopterin-binding subunit yields the protein MIRDILVPIEEGRQGRIDGELKVGGRMLYAADVPVPDVLHAVALRSPYPHARINAIDTSAAERMPGVRCILVGRDVADLRYGRLVRDVPVLAVEKVRFVGERVAVVAAETRGQADRAATAIQVAYTPLPAVFDPDEALAPDAPAVHEEPWAYAGALSPRGGPRNLQARQVWSGGGDVESALAAAPVRLHDRFTTPAVHQGYIEPHSCTAWVESDGRIQVWASTKSPYRLRAQLAATFGVPEQQVDVHAPAIGGDFGGKGSPMDAPLCVALARRAGRPVRLTMRYAEELTAGNPRHASVITVDAGVSRDGRLEALDVRAVFNVGAYAGFRPRPFLHGAADAGCCYRIPALRIESVLVYTNRVPGGHKRSPGAPQTVFAIESMMDIAARRLAIDPWEFRRRHLLRTGEATPLGEHWPEVRGAETLAAAERAFRPAVPARARPSVRVGRGVAVYARATRLGATSLRLRADAAGRVYADVPMPETGTGSHTMLRAVLARELGMDPARFAVQYVGTADLPYDEGVGGSRVTATAGEAALRAARLLSRRARALAAERFGVPEDTIVPAPGGRWVDSASGRSADLGELAAFAAEREEPLVVAIDLRRPAGDEGHADEAVGFCAQVAQVGVDVETGQVFVYEILTVHDIATVLNPRSHRGQIEGGVVMGLGEALTEDLGIREGKVEAAHLGDYKIPSMRDVPPIRVAYLTGGRGVGANNIKAIGEMSNVPVLAALANAVDDAVGVRIRSLPLSAEKIYVALRERDSGVG from the coding sequence ATGATCCGTGACATTCTCGTGCCGATCGAGGAGGGACGCCAGGGACGGATCGACGGGGAGCTAAAGGTTGGAGGCCGGATGCTTTATGCCGCCGACGTGCCCGTCCCCGATGTCCTGCACGCCGTGGCGCTGCGCAGCCCGTACCCGCATGCGCGCATCAACGCGATCGATACGTCCGCAGCCGAGCGCATGCCCGGGGTGCGCTGCATCCTCGTGGGGCGTGACGTGGCGGACCTTCGGTACGGCCGCCTGGTGCGCGACGTGCCGGTGCTTGCGGTGGAGAAGGTCCGATTCGTCGGCGAACGCGTCGCCGTTGTCGCCGCCGAGACGCGCGGGCAGGCGGACCGCGCCGCGACAGCCATCCAGGTAGCCTATACTCCCCTGCCCGCCGTCTTCGACCCCGACGAGGCGCTGGCTCCCGATGCGCCGGCGGTGCACGAGGAGCCGTGGGCCTACGCGGGCGCCCTCAGCCCGCGCGGGGGACCGCGAAACCTCCAAGCCCGGCAGGTGTGGAGCGGAGGCGGCGATGTCGAATCCGCGCTCGCCGCCGCTCCTGTCCGGCTGCACGATCGCTTCACGACGCCGGCCGTCCATCAAGGGTACATCGAGCCCCACTCGTGCACGGCCTGGGTGGAGTCCGATGGACGGATTCAGGTGTGGGCATCGACCAAGTCCCCCTATCGTCTCCGAGCACAACTCGCGGCGACATTCGGCGTGCCCGAGCAGCAGGTCGACGTCCACGCGCCGGCGATCGGCGGCGACTTTGGCGGGAAGGGTTCGCCCATGGATGCGCCGCTCTGCGTCGCGCTTGCCCGCCGCGCCGGGCGTCCCGTCCGCCTGACGATGCGCTACGCGGAAGAGCTGACCGCGGGGAACCCGCGGCACGCGTCCGTGATCACCGTAGACGCCGGGGTGAGCCGCGACGGCCGCCTCGAGGCCCTAGACGTGCGGGCCGTGTTCAACGTCGGCGCCTACGCCGGCTTTCGGCCGAGGCCGTTCCTGCATGGCGCGGCGGACGCCGGCTGCTGCTACCGGATCCCGGCGCTCCGGATCGAGAGCGTGCTCGTCTACACCAACCGCGTTCCAGGCGGGCACAAACGGTCGCCGGGCGCGCCCCAAACGGTGTTTGCGATCGAATCGATGATGGACATCGCCGCCCGCCGGCTCGCGATCGATCCGTGGGAATTCCGGAGACGCCACCTGCTGCGTACGGGCGAGGCGACGCCCCTCGGCGAACACTGGCCCGAGGTCCGCGGTGCGGAGACGCTCGCGGCCGCCGAGCGGGCCTTCCGGCCCGCCGTCCCCGCCCGGGCCCGGCCGTCCGTTCGCGTTGGGCGCGGAGTGGCCGTCTACGCTCGAGCCACGCGGCTGGGAGCCACAAGCCTCCGGCTGCGTGCCGATGCCGCGGGACGCGTATACGCCGACGTGCCGATGCCCGAGACGGGCACGGGATCCCACACCATGCTGCGCGCCGTGCTCGCCCGTGAGCTCGGGATGGACCCCGCGCGATTCGCGGTGCAGTACGTCGGCACCGCGGATCTTCCGTATGACGAAGGCGTCGGCGGCAGCCGGGTGACCGCCACAGCCGGCGAAGCGGCGCTTCGCGCGGCGCGGCTCCTGAGTCGGCGGGCCCGAGCCCTGGCCGCAGAGCGCTTCGGCGTCCCCGAAGACACGATTGTCCCGGCGCCGGGGGGGCGCTGGGTGGACTCGGCCTCGGGCCGCAGCGCCGACCTCGGCGAGCTGGCCGCGTTCGCCGCAGAGCGGGAGGAGCCACTCGTTGTGGCGATTGACCTGCGGCGTCCGGCGGGGGACGAGGGCCACGCAGACGAGGCCGTGGGGTTCTGCGCGCAGGTCGCTCAGGTCGGGGTAGACGTGGAGACCGGACAGGTCTTCGTGTATGAGATCCTGACGGTCCATGACATCGCGACCGTGCTCAACCCCCGCTCGCATCGCGGCCAGATCGAGGGCGGCGTCGTGATGGGGCTGGGCGAAGCGCTCACCGAGGACCTCGGAATCCGTGAAGGCAAGGTGGAGGCGGCCCACCTCGGGGACTACAAGATCCCGTCGATGCGCGACGTGCCGCCCATTCGAGTGGCGTATCTGACCGGCGGCCGCGGCGTGGGCGCGAACAACATCAAGGCGATCGGGGAGATGAGCAACGTCCCCGTCCTCGCGGCGCTGGCCAATGCCGTGGACGATGCGGTCGGCGTGAGGATCCGCAGCCTCCCGTTGTCCGCCGAGAAGATCTATGTCGCGCTGCGGGAACGCGACTCGGGGGTGGGCTGA
- a CDS encoding ABC transporter substrate-binding protein codes for MTMGFDVGRLAKRGARVLAIVLLGTAATGAAAPVWSAPTKVTMLWVAVTGSQAVAWVTKEGGYFARNGVDVDLTYLAGSPTAAAALVSGRVEFVQMAGPAVVAADARGAHLVMVMGFVNQPVFVLMATPEIQAPEQLKGKTVAVTKVGSSDDFMLREALSHWGLRPDADVMITAVGSVAAQVAAMEKRLVQGAVVDPPNDVLAQQAGAHVLARIGDLGIPYQAAGLVTTREYIQAHADVVARVVRAMTEGVHRIKTDRAFSEEIMARYLKNTNPVVVDAAYESFVNVFQRVPAPSKAGLAEIVKESVSSGLMKESVDVGTMLDPSFVDKLQRSGFIQTLYGK; via the coding sequence ATGACCATGGGCTTCGACGTCGGGCGTCTTGCGAAACGCGGCGCGCGGGTGCTGGCCATCGTGCTCCTCGGAACCGCCGCTACTGGGGCCGCGGCGCCGGTGTGGTCGGCGCCTACCAAGGTCACCATGTTGTGGGTGGCGGTCACCGGCTCCCAGGCCGTGGCATGGGTGACCAAAGAGGGCGGCTATTTCGCGCGCAACGGCGTCGACGTCGACCTCACGTACCTGGCGGGCAGCCCGACGGCGGCCGCGGCGCTCGTGAGCGGTCGGGTCGAGTTTGTGCAGATGGCGGGTCCGGCCGTCGTCGCCGCGGACGCCCGCGGCGCGCACCTCGTGATGGTCATGGGCTTCGTCAACCAGCCCGTGTTCGTCCTCATGGCGACCCCGGAGATCCAGGCGCCGGAACAACTCAAAGGCAAGACGGTGGCCGTGACCAAGGTGGGGTCCTCGGATGACTTCATGCTGCGTGAGGCCTTATCGCACTGGGGACTCCGCCCGGATGCGGACGTGATGATCACCGCCGTCGGTTCGGTTGCTGCCCAGGTGGCCGCGATGGAGAAGCGCCTGGTCCAGGGGGCGGTCGTCGACCCCCCCAACGACGTGCTGGCCCAGCAGGCCGGGGCGCACGTCCTGGCGCGGATCGGCGATCTCGGGATCCCCTACCAGGCGGCGGGCCTGGTGACGACGCGCGAGTACATCCAAGCGCATGCGGACGTGGTCGCGAGGGTGGTCCGCGCCATGACCGAGGGCGTGCACCGCATCAAAACCGACCGGGCGTTCTCGGAGGAGATCATGGCCAGGTACCTCAAGAACACCAACCCGGTGGTGGTCGATGCCGCCTACGAGTCCTTCGTCAATGTCTTCCAGCGGGTCCCCGCGCCGAGTAAGGCCGGCCTCGCGGAGATTGTGAAAGAGTCCGTGAGCAGCGGCCTCATGAAGGAGAGTGTCGACGTCGGGACGATGCTCGACCCCTCGTTCGTGGACAAGCTGCAGCGCAGCGGGTTCATCCAGACGCTGTACGGGAAGTAG
- the fni gene encoding type 2 isopentenyl-diphosphate Delta-isomerase: MRKAAVAAGRPARSADPVEQRKTEHLRLATSRDVDGPRGPGWSDVHLLHHALPSGDLSAVDLGVEFLGRRLQAPLVIAAMTGGHAGANDVNTRLARAADRFGLAMGLGSQRAALRNPRLARTYAVAREVAPGAFLIANVGAAQLVPQDSGPALTSHQLSDALAMIGANALAIHLNFLEETVQPEGDRRVTGLREALAAVVASLPVPAIAKETGAGMSRAVALDLRALGFRALDVGGAGGTSFAAIETARAEAHGDLRRVMLGKVYRDWGIPTAVSVVAAGAAGLPIIATGGVRTGLDAAKAIALGASAVGVARPLLAAALEGDAALEAWITQFLEELRVAIFLSGGAAVADLRATPKVVLGETRRWIEDIGGGRS; encoded by the coding sequence GTGAGGAAGGCGGCCGTCGCGGCCGGTCGCCCCGCGCGCTCCGCTGACCCCGTCGAGCAGCGGAAGACTGAGCACCTCAGGCTGGCGACCAGCCGGGATGTGGACGGTCCCCGAGGTCCGGGATGGTCCGACGTCCATTTACTGCACCATGCGCTGCCGAGCGGGGACCTCTCGGCCGTCGACCTCGGTGTGGAGTTCCTGGGGCGTCGACTGCAGGCGCCGCTCGTCATCGCAGCGATGACCGGGGGCCACGCGGGGGCGAACGATGTCAACACCCGCCTGGCTCGCGCCGCGGATCGGTTCGGCCTCGCGATGGGACTGGGAAGCCAGCGGGCGGCGCTGCGCAATCCCCGGCTGGCGCGGACGTACGCGGTGGCCCGCGAGGTCGCGCCTGGTGCGTTTCTCATCGCCAACGTGGGCGCCGCCCAACTCGTGCCGCAGGACAGCGGCCCGGCGCTGACCTCGCACCAACTGTCGGACGCCCTCGCCATGATCGGCGCGAATGCGCTCGCCATCCATCTCAACTTCCTTGAGGAGACCGTGCAGCCGGAGGGCGACCGCCGGGTCACCGGATTGCGGGAGGCGCTCGCCGCTGTCGTCGCGTCGCTCCCCGTCCCCGCGATCGCGAAGGAGACCGGCGCGGGGATGTCCCGGGCGGTCGCGCTCGACCTACGCGCGTTGGGGTTCCGGGCGCTCGACGTCGGAGGCGCGGGGGGGACGAGCTTTGCGGCGATCGAGACGGCCCGGGCCGAGGCGCACGGAGATCTTCGGCGGGTCATGCTCGGCAAGGTCTATCGCGACTGGGGGATCCCGACCGCGGTCTCGGTCGTCGCCGCCGGTGCCGCCGGGCTTCCCATCATCGCCACGGGAGGGGTGCGCACGGGGCTCGACGCCGCGAAGGCAATCGCGCTCGGGGCCTCCGCGGTGGGGGTGGCGCGCCCGCTGCTCGCGGCCGCGTTAGAGGGGGATGCGGCCCTCGAGGCCTGGATCACGCAGTTCTTGGAGGAGCTCCGGGTCGCCATCTTCCTGAGCGGGGGGGCAGCCGTCGCGGACCTTCGGGCGACGCCGAAGGTGGTGCTCGGAGAGACGCGACGCTGGATCGAGGATATCGGGGGAGGCCGGTCATGA
- a CDS encoding thiamine pyrophosphate-dependent enzyme, with amino-acid sequence MSSRTRRSPEYGSDLIVDLLTALDVEYAALNPGATFRGLHDSLVNYGGNARPEIIQCCHEEIAVAVAHGYGKAKGQPMAAIVHDVVGLLHATMAVYIAWLDRAPALVLGATGPMAAEQRRPWIDWIHTALVQGQAVRDYVKWDDQPASLESIVESLIRAHRITMTEPRGPVYLCFDAMLQEQRLDGPPPIPDVRRFGPPARAQGDPRALEVAARWLVEAADPVVLADYAGRSAGAVASLVELAELLALPVIDLGSRFNFPNTHPLDLAGAEEDLLSAADLVLALDVFDLQKALGTVDRTARQARPFVRDGTKIIHVSLDDLAVRAWTQDYGRLQPVDLAIAADTTVVLPALTALCRPLVLAGGEREGRRRERRARLEAVRRALRDRWRRAADRARDARPVSFPRLAADLWDVVKDEDWVLVNRTLRGWTRRLWDWTHPSQYVGALNGGGVGYGIGHAMGAALAHRGTGRLCIDIQPDGDCLYTPSALWTAAHHRIPLLIVMFNNRSYYNDEDHQVLMAKARGRPVENAHIGLRLDDPPVDFAGMARAFGIHADGPIEDPAELHPALARAVRHVQRERRPALIDVITEAR; translated from the coding sequence GTGAGCTCGAGGACCCGGAGATCGCCTGAGTACGGGTCGGACCTGATCGTCGATCTCCTAACGGCCCTCGATGTGGAGTACGCGGCCCTCAATCCCGGAGCCACGTTTCGCGGGCTCCACGACTCGCTCGTCAACTACGGCGGCAACGCGCGGCCGGAGATCATCCAATGCTGCCATGAAGAGATCGCCGTAGCCGTCGCCCACGGCTACGGCAAGGCGAAGGGGCAGCCGATGGCCGCCATCGTCCACGACGTGGTCGGGCTGCTGCACGCCACGATGGCCGTCTATATCGCCTGGCTCGACCGCGCGCCCGCCCTGGTCCTGGGGGCCACCGGCCCCATGGCCGCAGAGCAACGGCGCCCCTGGATCGATTGGATCCACACGGCGCTCGTGCAAGGCCAGGCCGTGCGCGACTACGTGAAGTGGGACGATCAGCCGGCGAGCCTCGAGAGCATCGTGGAGTCGCTGATCCGGGCGCACCGGATCACGATGACGGAGCCCCGGGGGCCGGTCTACCTCTGCTTCGATGCCATGCTGCAGGAGCAGCGGCTCGACGGACCCCCCCCGATCCCCGACGTGCGCCGGTTCGGGCCGCCGGCGCGGGCGCAGGGCGACCCCCGAGCCCTGGAGGTGGCGGCACGCTGGCTGGTCGAAGCGGCCGATCCCGTCGTGCTGGCCGATTATGCGGGACGAAGCGCTGGGGCGGTCGCATCGCTCGTCGAGCTCGCGGAGCTGCTGGCGCTGCCCGTGATCGATCTCGGGAGCCGGTTCAACTTTCCAAATACGCATCCCCTCGACCTGGCCGGCGCAGAGGAGGACCTGCTGTCCGCCGCGGATCTGGTGTTGGCGCTCGATGTCTTCGACCTGCAAAAAGCTCTCGGGACCGTCGACCGGACGGCCCGTCAGGCGCGTCCCTTCGTCCGGGATGGGACGAAGATCATTCACGTCTCCCTCGACGATCTGGCGGTCCGAGCTTGGACCCAGGATTACGGCCGCCTGCAGCCGGTGGATCTGGCCATCGCCGCCGACACCACCGTGGTCCTCCCCGCGTTGACGGCGCTCTGCCGGCCGCTCGTCCTGGCCGGAGGGGAGCGCGAGGGCCGGCGGCGGGAGCGGCGCGCCAGGCTCGAGGCGGTGCGCCGCGCCCTGCGGGACCGATGGCGGAGGGCGGCGGACCGCGCGCGCGATGCGCGCCCGGTCTCGTTCCCGCGCCTGGCGGCCGACCTGTGGGACGTAGTCAAAGACGAGGATTGGGTGCTGGTCAACCGGACCCTGCGCGGCTGGACGCGGCGCCTATGGGACTGGACACACCCGTCCCAGTACGTGGGCGCGTTGAATGGAGGCGGGGTCGGATACGGCATCGGGCACGCGATGGGCGCGGCCCTGGCCCATCGGGGCACCGGCAGATTGTGCATCGACATTCAACCGGACGGCGACTGCCTCTACACGCCCAGCGCCCTGTGGACGGCGGCGCACCACCGCATCCCGTTGCTCATCGTCATGTTCAACAACCGCTCGTACTACAACGATGAGGACCACCAGGTGCTGATGGCAAAGGCGCGAGGGCGGCCGGTGGAGAATGCCCACATCGGGCTGCGCCTCGACGATCCTCCGGTCGATTTTGCAGGGATGGCCCGGGCGTTCGGGATCCACGCCGATGGCCCGATCGAGGACCCGGCCGAGTTGCACCCGGCGTTGGCGCGCGCCGTCCGGCACGTGCAGCGGGAGCGACGGCCCGCGCTCATAGACGTCATCACGGAGGCTCGATGA
- a CDS encoding ABC transporter substrate-binding protein — MRASFGRRHFLTVSAGAALGGLLAADRVPVQAQGLTPMNVGMSFRNLDAVAAWIAQDKRFFEKYGLNVTIINIQGGAKTVASMAAGDVPISFIAAADIINAHSQGFPLTMIGGLINRFPYDFVVAKNIATPAQLKGAKGAISGFGSSSEFATKFALAKLGINPQDVTLLQVGDETSRLAALSSGQIQFTVLTAGLDLVAFGMGFKPLVKLYTLDQPYQHTGIALNTVWAKTHAPLVDGFLRAIVTADVYLKNPLNIAAALALIHTHLPINDSELKQGFQLYRDQFYSVYPLVTGPGMEFILRSRKIEQPAADFYDNSYVQALQNANFAATVAKTL, encoded by the coding sequence GTGCGTGCATCGTTCGGCAGGCGTCATTTTCTCACGGTGTCGGCGGGTGCCGCCCTCGGGGGACTGCTCGCCGCGGACCGCGTCCCGGTCCAGGCGCAGGGGTTGACCCCCATGAACGTGGGGATGTCGTTTCGCAACCTCGATGCGGTGGCGGCGTGGATCGCGCAGGACAAGCGCTTCTTCGAAAAGTACGGCCTCAACGTCACGATCATCAATATCCAGGGCGGCGCGAAGACGGTGGCCTCGATGGCGGCCGGTGATGTCCCCATTTCGTTCATCGCGGCCGCCGACATCATCAATGCGCACTCCCAGGGGTTTCCGCTGACGATGATCGGCGGGCTGATCAACCGGTTCCCCTACGACTTCGTGGTGGCGAAGAACATCGCCACCCCCGCACAGTTGAAGGGGGCCAAGGGCGCGATCAGCGGGTTTGGCTCGTCGTCCGAATTCGCGACGAAATTCGCCCTGGCAAAGTTGGGGATCAACCCCCAGGATGTGACGCTGTTGCAGGTCGGCGACGAGACTTCCCGCCTGGCGGCGCTCAGCTCGGGCCAGATTCAGTTCACGGTGCTGACGGCCGGGCTCGACCTCGTGGCCTTCGGCATGGGCTTCAAGCCGCTCGTGAAACTCTACACGCTCGACCAGCCCTATCAGCATACGGGGATCGCCCTCAACACCGTGTGGGCGAAGACGCACGCGCCGCTCGTGGATGGGTTCCTCCGGGCCATCGTCACCGCCGATGTCTACCTGAAGAACCCGCTCAACATCGCCGCGGCGCTGGCGCTGATCCACACCCACCTCCCGATCAACGACAGCGAGTTGAAGCAGGGGTTTCAGCTCTACCGGGATCAGTTCTATTCGGTGTATCCGCTGGTCACCGGTCCGGGGATGGAGTTCATCCTGCGCTCGCGGAAGATTGAGCAGCCCGCCGCCGACTTCTACGACAACAGCTACGTGCAGGCGTTGCAGAACGCCAACTTCGCGGCGACCGTCGCGAAGACGCTGTGA
- a CDS encoding UbiX family flavin prenyltransferase translates to MPEPRRLIVALSGSTGPHYGVRLLEVLRAHTKIETHLILTAAAGKTIEYEMGRDPKTVAALADVVHDERNIASAIASGTFVTDGMVVAPCSIKTLSAIANSFNDTLTVRAADVCLKERRKLVLVVRETPLHAGHLRLMLRATEAGAVILPPMPGFYHLPKTIEEILDHTVVKILDQFGIHLDLIKRWSGLP, encoded by the coding sequence ATGCCAGAGCCACGCCGCCTGATCGTCGCGCTGTCAGGATCGACCGGCCCGCACTACGGCGTCCGCCTGCTCGAGGTGCTCCGCGCGCACACCAAGATCGAGACCCATCTCATCTTGACCGCGGCCGCCGGCAAGACGATCGAGTATGAGATGGGCCGGGATCCCAAGACCGTCGCGGCACTGGCGGATGTGGTCCACGATGAGCGAAACATCGCCAGCGCCATCGCCAGCGGCACGTTTGTGACCGACGGGATGGTCGTAGCGCCCTGCTCGATCAAGACGCTGTCGGCGATCGCAAACAGTTTCAACGACACCCTGACCGTCCGGGCCGCCGACGTCTGCCTCAAGGAGCGCCGGAAGCTGGTGCTGGTGGTCCGGGAGACGCCGCTGCACGCGGGGCATCTCCGCCTCATGCTCAGAGCCACCGAGGCCGGCGCGGTGATCCTCCCGCCGATGCCGGGTTTTTATCACCTCCCGAAAACCATCGAGGAGATTCTCGACCACACGGTCGTGAAGATCCTCGACCAGTTCGGCATCCACCTGGACCTGATCAAGCGCTGGAGCGGTCTCCCCTGA